In Aegilops tauschii subsp. strangulata cultivar AL8/78 chromosome 3, Aet v6.0, whole genome shotgun sequence, one genomic interval encodes:
- the LOC109779800 gene encoding uncharacterized protein, with protein sequence MDGGSGLNILYAETLKGMGIPMSKLSESNMSFHGVILGKKAKSLGQITLDVLKMPGPRGVITVTGNWQKAEECLQKGSKIADEHMAAVEMQEYQKNADPSALLRAKKPASESAF encoded by the exons atggatggtggcagtggtctGAATATTCTTTACGCTGAAACTCTgaaggggatgggcattccgatgtccaaactcaGTGAGAGCAACATGAGCTTTCACGGCGTCATCCTTGGAAAGAAGGCTAAATCACTCGGCCAGATAACtcttgacgtg ttgaagatgcctggtcccagaggtgTGATCACAGTTACTGGTAATTGGCAGAAAGCAGAGGAGTGCCTTCAGAAGGGCTCAAAAATTGCTGATGAACATATGGCAGCAGTTGAAATGCAGGAATATCAGAAGAATGCTGATCCGAGTGCATTGCTGCGGGCTAAGAAGCCTGCTTCGGAGTCCGCATTTTAG